The following nucleotide sequence is from Tardiphaga sp. 709.
GGCCGCAATGGCCTGGCCGAGATCCGCAATCGCGCCGTCATTATCGCCGCGATCCAGCCGGAGTTCGGCGCGGCTGAGATGAAGAAATCTATCTCCGGGCTTGAGCTGTACCGCCGCGTTGAAGTCGGCCATGGCCTTGTCGAATTCCTTCTTCATGAAATAGGCGCCGCCGCGAAATCCCAGCGCCAGGAAGTCTCCGGGATCGAGGCGAATCGCTGCCGAGAAATCCGCGATGGCACCGTCGACATCGGACAAGCCTTTGCGCAGCAATCCGCGCCCGCGATAGTAGTGCGGCATGTCCGGTTTGAGACGAATGGCTTCGTCGTAATCCGCGCGCGCATGGGTAACGTCACCCTTGGATTCATAGGCGCTCGCGCGCGTGGCATAGGCGAAGGCATAGCGTGGATCAAGCGCAATCGCCTTGCTGGCATCGGCGATGGTCGAATCGAAATCATTCAGACGGTCATAGACCAAAGCGCGTGCCCCATAGGCATAAGCGTAGTCCGGCTTCAATGAGATGAAAGCCGTGAAGTCGGCGAGCGACGCCTCCATATGGCCGAGTTCGAAGTTCCCGACGGCACGAAGGCGAAGCGCTTCGTCGCGCTCGGAATCCGTTGCGCCAGGACGATCGATGATATCGCTGCAGCCTGCGATCATCCGCTGATCCATCGGCGGGCGACATCCATTATCCGCCTGCGCTGAGAATGACGTCACGAACAGCAACGCCACGGAAGCGGCTGCAAAGCGCATGTGACAGCGAAACGACGGCATGGGAACCACACATCAGCATGAGGGATTTGGCCATTAGTCTCGTGGAACTATCAAAACGTTCACTGCGCTGCGATGCGCGCTTGTGCACCGCCATGATCGCGCGGCAGCATCGAATTGTGTAGCATCGACGTCGCAACGGTATTTAGACTGCTGGCAATAACTGGAGCAAACCAGAAAAGCCGGGAGGACGATGATGCCAACTCAGCTCGACGCGAACGACGCAGCTCAACCCGCCGCAATATCCAACTCACTCAGTCGCAGAAAAATCCTGAGCGGCGGCGCTGCACTGGCAGCGACGACGCTGATCGCACC
It contains:
- a CDS encoding tetratricopeptide repeat protein, with amino-acid sequence MIAGCSDIIDRPGATDSERDEALRLRAVGNFELGHMEASLADFTAFISLKPDYAYAYGARALVYDRLNDFDSTIADASKAIALDPRYAFAYATRASAYESKGDVTHARADYDEAIRLKPDMPHYYRGRGLLRKGLSDVDGAIADFSAAIRLDPGDFLALGFRGGAYFMKKEFDKAMADFNAAVQLKPGDRFLHLSRAELRLDRGDNDGAIADLGQAIAANPNDPHSYVDRGIAFSRKGDFASAIPDYDAALKLRPNDPTIRNRRAHAHFITGHFAEAGADFGDVVAKTPEYDLAKLLRYIARARSGDYDMGELKRNTDTLDREGWPWPMVAVYLGQMTRDEMLAKMKDMRLADDFGACGVSFYLGQYLMVKRKPQEALPYLKQAAEMCRGDGEFERDAARNELKRQQASN